From a single Pseudorasbora parva isolate DD20220531a chromosome 15, ASM2467924v1, whole genome shotgun sequence genomic region:
- the LOC137041735 gene encoding armadillo-like helical domain-containing protein 4 isoform X2, whose amino-acid sequence MLALRGLLLASVCVCSRSATLAPSQLKDMTDAPSGDSSNSSSLTLRDLATPMRDLATPMRDLATPMRDLTTPLRDLTTPLRDLATPLRDLATPLRDLTMPLRDLATPLRDLATPLRDLVTPMRDLATPMRDLATPMRDLATPLRDLTTPLRDLTTPLRDLATPLRDLATPLRDLTTPLRDLTMPLRDLATPPRDLTMPLKDLTMPLRDLAAPMKDMATPMRDLVTPLSDMATPLRDLTMPLRDLTMPLRDLATPPRDLTSADPTGPRPDAAETWTEAAHPRAEDVSVLSSSQEVTEATMSSEDLPLIFEPFEDILAPASGTPGNSELMLHTSSDGRVSGAPESRADADEQQTHTGDDVTRSSVLEEQESKEGPEEEEDEEEMDSEEEEESEEDLMESTMAPPTRAPYSLIPPPPVWVQRNQGLVRSWVELIREKAGYVSGMLAPVGIGIAGALLLVGALYSIRIIHRKRKEGSFKHQRRKPPREVRSGPDNAMLLADSSEDEF is encoded by the exons ATGTTGGCCCTCCGAGGCCTCCTGCTGGCCTCAGTGTGTGTCTGCAGCCGCTCCGCCACACTTGCTCCATCTCAGCTAAAGGACATGACCGATGCTCCCTCAGGTGACTCTTCCAACTCATCCTCGTTGACCCTCAGGGATCTGGCCACGCCTATGAGGGATCTGGCCACGCCTATGAGGGATCTGGCCACGCCTATGAGGGATCTGACCACGCCTCTGAGGGATCTGACCACGCCTCTGAGGGACCTGGCCACGCCTCTGAGGGATCTGGCCACGCCATTGAGGGATCTGACCATGCCTCTGAGGGACCTGGCCACGCCTCTGAGGGATCTGGCCACGCCTCTGAGGGATCTGGTCACGCCTATGAGGGATCTGGCCACGCCTATGAGGGATCTGGCCACGCCTATGAGGGATCTGGCCACGCCTCTGAGGGATCTGACCACGCCTCTGAGGGATCTGACCACGCCTCTGAGGGACCTGGCCACGCCTCTGAGGGATCTGGCCACGCCTTTGAGGGATCTGACCACGCCTCTGAGGGATCTGACCATGCCTCTGAGGGACCTGGCCACGCCCCCGAGGGATCTGACCATGCCTCTGAAGGATCTGACCATGCCTCTGAGGGATCTGGCCGCGCCCATGAAGGATATGGCCACGCCCATGAGGGACCTGGTCACGCCCCTTAGTGATATGGCCACGCCTCTAAGGGATCTGACCATGCCTCTGAGGGATCTGACCATGCCCCTGAGGGACCTGGCCACGCCCCCGAGGGATCTGACCAGCGCCGACCCGACCGGACCGAGACCAGATGCGGCTGAGACCTGGACAGAAGCGGCTCATCCTCGGGCAG AGGATGTGAGCGTCCTGTCCTCGTCTCAGGAGGTCACTGAGGCCACCATGTCCTCCGAAGACCTTCCTCTGATCTTTGAGCCGTTTGAGGACATTTTGGCTCCGGCATCCGGAACGCCGGGAAACTCGGAGCTGATGCTTCACACTTCCTCTGATGGCCGAGTTTCAGGAGCGCCCGAAAGCAGAGCTGATGCGGATGAGCAGCAAACACACA CAGGCGATGATGTCACACGGAGCTCGGTGTTAGAGGAGCAGGAATCGAAAG AGGGGCCTGAagaagaggaggatgaggaggagatggactctgaggaggaggaggagagtgAAGAGGACCTGATGGAAAGCACCATGGCTCCGCCCACCCGGGCGCCCTACAGTTTGATCCCGCCTCCTCCGGTCTGGGTGCAGCGGAACCAGGGCCTGG TGCGGAGCTGGGTGGAGCTGATCCGAGAGAAG GCAGGTTATGTGTCCGGGATGCTGGCTCCGGTGGGCATTGGGATAGCTGGAGCTCTTCTTCTGGTCGGAGCGTTATACAGCATCAGAATAATCCACCGCAAGCGGAAAGAAGGCAGCTTCAAACACCAGAGGAGGAAG CCGCCGAGGGAAGTGCGGAGCGGCCCGGACAACGCCATGCTACTGGCTGACAGCTCAGAGGACGAGTTCTGA
- the LOC137041735 gene encoding armadillo-like helical domain-containing protein 4 isoform X1: MLALRGLLLASVCVCSRSATLAPSQLKDMTDAPSGDSSNSSSLTLRDLATPMRDLATPMRDLATPMRDLTTPLRDLTTPLRDLATPLRDLATPLRDLTMPLRDLATPLRDLATPLRDLVTPMRDLATPMRDLATPMRDLATPLRDLTTPLRDLTTPLRDLATPLRDLATPLRDLTTPLRDLTMPLRDLATPPRDLTMPLKDLTMPLRDLAAPMKDMATPMRDLVTPLSDMATPLRDLTMPLRDLTMPLRDLATPPRDLTSADPTGPRPDAAETWTEAAHPRAEDVSVLSSSQEVTEATMSSEDLPLIFEPFEDILAPASGTPGNSELMLHTSSDGRVSGAPESRADADEQQTHSPAGDDVTRSSVLEEQESKEGPEEEEDEEEMDSEEEEESEEDLMESTMAPPTRAPYSLIPPPPVWVQRNQGLVRSWVELIREKAGYVSGMLAPVGIGIAGALLLVGALYSIRIIHRKRKEGSFKHQRRKPPREVRSGPDNAMLLADSSEDEF, translated from the exons ATGTTGGCCCTCCGAGGCCTCCTGCTGGCCTCAGTGTGTGTCTGCAGCCGCTCCGCCACACTTGCTCCATCTCAGCTAAAGGACATGACCGATGCTCCCTCAGGTGACTCTTCCAACTCATCCTCGTTGACCCTCAGGGATCTGGCCACGCCTATGAGGGATCTGGCCACGCCTATGAGGGATCTGGCCACGCCTATGAGGGATCTGACCACGCCTCTGAGGGATCTGACCACGCCTCTGAGGGACCTGGCCACGCCTCTGAGGGATCTGGCCACGCCATTGAGGGATCTGACCATGCCTCTGAGGGACCTGGCCACGCCTCTGAGGGATCTGGCCACGCCTCTGAGGGATCTGGTCACGCCTATGAGGGATCTGGCCACGCCTATGAGGGATCTGGCCACGCCTATGAGGGATCTGGCCACGCCTCTGAGGGATCTGACCACGCCTCTGAGGGATCTGACCACGCCTCTGAGGGACCTGGCCACGCCTCTGAGGGATCTGGCCACGCCTTTGAGGGATCTGACCACGCCTCTGAGGGATCTGACCATGCCTCTGAGGGACCTGGCCACGCCCCCGAGGGATCTGACCATGCCTCTGAAGGATCTGACCATGCCTCTGAGGGATCTGGCCGCGCCCATGAAGGATATGGCCACGCCCATGAGGGACCTGGTCACGCCCCTTAGTGATATGGCCACGCCTCTAAGGGATCTGACCATGCCTCTGAGGGATCTGACCATGCCCCTGAGGGACCTGGCCACGCCCCCGAGGGATCTGACCAGCGCCGACCCGACCGGACCGAGACCAGATGCGGCTGAGACCTGGACAGAAGCGGCTCATCCTCGGGCAG AGGATGTGAGCGTCCTGTCCTCGTCTCAGGAGGTCACTGAGGCCACCATGTCCTCCGAAGACCTTCCTCTGATCTTTGAGCCGTTTGAGGACATTTTGGCTCCGGCATCCGGAACGCCGGGAAACTCGGAGCTGATGCTTCACACTTCCTCTGATGGCCGAGTTTCAGGAGCGCCCGAAAGCAGAGCTGATGCGGATGAGCAGCAAACACACAGT CCAGCAGGCGATGATGTCACACGGAGCTCGGTGTTAGAGGAGCAGGAATCGAAAG AGGGGCCTGAagaagaggaggatgaggaggagatggactctgaggaggaggaggagagtgAAGAGGACCTGATGGAAAGCACCATGGCTCCGCCCACCCGGGCGCCCTACAGTTTGATCCCGCCTCCTCCGGTCTGGGTGCAGCGGAACCAGGGCCTGG TGCGGAGCTGGGTGGAGCTGATCCGAGAGAAG GCAGGTTATGTGTCCGGGATGCTGGCTCCGGTGGGCATTGGGATAGCTGGAGCTCTTCTTCTGGTCGGAGCGTTATACAGCATCAGAATAATCCACCGCAAGCGGAAAGAAGGCAGCTTCAAACACCAGAGGAGGAAG CCGCCGAGGGAAGTGCGGAGCGGCCCGGACAACGCCATGCTACTGGCTGACAGCTCAGAGGACGAGTTCTGA
- the LOC137041735 gene encoding armadillo-like helical domain-containing protein 4 isoform X3, which produces MLALRGLLLASVCVCSRSATLAPSQLKDMTDAPSGDSSNSSSLTLRDLATPMRDLATPMRDLATPMRDLTTPLRDLTTPLRDLATPLRDLATPLRDLTMPLRDLATPLRDLATPLRDLVTPMRDLATPMRDLATPMRDLATPLRDLTTPLRDLTTPLRDLATPLRDLATPLRDLTTPLRDLTMPLRDLATPPRDLTMPLKDLTMPLRDLAAPMKDMATPMRDLVTPLSDMATPLRDLTMPLRDLTMPLRDLATPPRDLTSADPTGPRPDAAETWTEAAHPRAEDVSVLSSSQEVTEATMSSEDLPLIFEPFEDILAPASGTPGNSELMLHTSSDGRVSGAPESRADADEQQTHSDDVTRSSVLEEQESKEGPEEEEDEEEMDSEEEEESEEDLMESTMAPPTRAPYSLIPPPPVWVQRNQGLVRSWVELIREKAGYVSGMLAPVGIGIAGALLLVGALYSIRIIHRKRKEGSFKHQRRKPPREVRSGPDNAMLLADSSEDEF; this is translated from the exons ATGTTGGCCCTCCGAGGCCTCCTGCTGGCCTCAGTGTGTGTCTGCAGCCGCTCCGCCACACTTGCTCCATCTCAGCTAAAGGACATGACCGATGCTCCCTCAGGTGACTCTTCCAACTCATCCTCGTTGACCCTCAGGGATCTGGCCACGCCTATGAGGGATCTGGCCACGCCTATGAGGGATCTGGCCACGCCTATGAGGGATCTGACCACGCCTCTGAGGGATCTGACCACGCCTCTGAGGGACCTGGCCACGCCTCTGAGGGATCTGGCCACGCCATTGAGGGATCTGACCATGCCTCTGAGGGACCTGGCCACGCCTCTGAGGGATCTGGCCACGCCTCTGAGGGATCTGGTCACGCCTATGAGGGATCTGGCCACGCCTATGAGGGATCTGGCCACGCCTATGAGGGATCTGGCCACGCCTCTGAGGGATCTGACCACGCCTCTGAGGGATCTGACCACGCCTCTGAGGGACCTGGCCACGCCTCTGAGGGATCTGGCCACGCCTTTGAGGGATCTGACCACGCCTCTGAGGGATCTGACCATGCCTCTGAGGGACCTGGCCACGCCCCCGAGGGATCTGACCATGCCTCTGAAGGATCTGACCATGCCTCTGAGGGATCTGGCCGCGCCCATGAAGGATATGGCCACGCCCATGAGGGACCTGGTCACGCCCCTTAGTGATATGGCCACGCCTCTAAGGGATCTGACCATGCCTCTGAGGGATCTGACCATGCCCCTGAGGGACCTGGCCACGCCCCCGAGGGATCTGACCAGCGCCGACCCGACCGGACCGAGACCAGATGCGGCTGAGACCTGGACAGAAGCGGCTCATCCTCGGGCAG AGGATGTGAGCGTCCTGTCCTCGTCTCAGGAGGTCACTGAGGCCACCATGTCCTCCGAAGACCTTCCTCTGATCTTTGAGCCGTTTGAGGACATTTTGGCTCCGGCATCCGGAACGCCGGGAAACTCGGAGCTGATGCTTCACACTTCCTCTGATGGCCGAGTTTCAGGAGCGCCCGAAAGCAGAGCTGATGCGGATGAGCAGCAAACACACA GCGATGATGTCACACGGAGCTCGGTGTTAGAGGAGCAGGAATCGAAAG AGGGGCCTGAagaagaggaggatgaggaggagatggactctgaggaggaggaggagagtgAAGAGGACCTGATGGAAAGCACCATGGCTCCGCCCACCCGGGCGCCCTACAGTTTGATCCCGCCTCCTCCGGTCTGGGTGCAGCGGAACCAGGGCCTGG TGCGGAGCTGGGTGGAGCTGATCCGAGAGAAG GCAGGTTATGTGTCCGGGATGCTGGCTCCGGTGGGCATTGGGATAGCTGGAGCTCTTCTTCTGGTCGGAGCGTTATACAGCATCAGAATAATCCACCGCAAGCGGAAAGAAGGCAGCTTCAAACACCAGAGGAGGAAG CCGCCGAGGGAAGTGCGGAGCGGCCCGGACAACGCCATGCTACTGGCTGACAGCTCAGAGGACGAGTTCTGA